A window from Drosophila subobscura isolate 14011-0131.10 chromosome O, UCBerk_Dsub_1.0, whole genome shotgun sequence encodes these proteins:
- the LOC117896271 gene encoding uncharacterized protein LOC117896271 isoform X9, which translates to MDERGGQDVEVDLSTEIIKQHFQSTCHTALDTCREDPSCSSSLQPMLMHCELHRCNRNACMTSLQAFYKGPHEDLNLDIAFCLCKKTSSMQQNSNRHDMCMIAQEKLHPVCAQRPPDNSNPASSNGIYYHPPPACHVVAESCKEDRECRLKLEYYEQACAVDSVTKKCAGRPSGCRTAMIGILGTMLRTTCACQGTDPQHLYQCVGWRRLLWMNPCVVEAQKDFHMKRLAELGFLTTTTTTTTTTTTTTTTTTRPPPPPPPPPTSTTTTTTTTSLQPKQTARKPATHIFKDFNAQPKEKSEPASVEHNYLDPPDSIPLPSVNVESGGNGGNDDYHNGNANGHGNGNGNGHGNGNGSNGNGNGSRRKNGGKGRGSVDFDDPVIFVDPRETTEFVGISITEPVTTTTTMATTTTTQPPRNCVVQRPYQSDQLIREGSSKRIYSLDDAECSELCSCGESLTLTCHALCVPFAPCRTALAFYSHASPAYQAFRGRCLCYSGRFICMKPPLGEYILPGGVFLLLGYSAADEALLRPHTNLGVQDAVRALQQYVTTYIDNQTQCTLTLFNMTEENIIIAARLPHDGKLKDIELLRKEKDECTAILKTISHQINTEHNELQSHRLLSIFKMSEVEVIWPESTSAAQSGHGQATGCHRLLHLALLSLAYLSTTTLRMSDAGRQGRVAT; encoded by the exons GTGGTCAGGATGTGGAAGTTGACCTCTCAACGGAAATAATCAAGCAACACTTTCAG AGTACCTGTCACACAGCATTGGACACCTGCCGGGAAGATCCGTCCTGCTCGTCGTCCCTGCAGCCAATGCTGATGCATTGTGAACTGCATCGGTGCAATCGCAACGCTTGCATGACCTCGCTGCAGGCCTTCTACAAGGGTCCGCACGAGGACCTCAATCTGGACATTGCCTTTTGTCTATGCAA AAAAAccagcagcatgcagcagaaCAGCAATCGGCACGACATGTGCATGATTGCACAGGAAAAACTGCATCCCGTGTGTGCACAGCGGCCGCCCGATAACAGTAATCCGGCCAGCTCCAATGGCATTTACTACCATCCACCGCCCGCCTGTCATGTGGTGGCCGAAAGCTGCAAGGAGGATCGCGAGTGCAG GCTCAAGCTGGAGTACTACGAACAGGCCTGCGCCGTGGACAGCGTCACTAAGAAGTGTGCCGGCCGACCCAGCGGCTGTCGAACGGCAATGATTGGCATCCTGGGCACCATGCTACGCACCACCTGTGCCTGCCAGGGCACAGATCCGCAGCATCTGTACCAGTGCGTAGGCTGGCGGCGTCTATTGTGGATGAATCCCTGTGTGG TTGAAGCTCAAAAGGATTTCCATATGAAGCGATTGGCTGAGCTGGGTTTCCttaccaccaccacaacaacgacgacgaccacgacaacaacaacaacgacaacaacccGGCCTCCGCCAcccccaccgccaccaccgaccagcacaacaacaacaacgacgacgacgagccTGCAACCGAAGCAAACGGCCCGAAAGCCGGCCACGCACATCTTCAAGGACTTCAATGCG cagccaaaagagaaATCAGAGCCAGCATCGGTGGAACACAATTATCTCGATCCGCCCGATTCGATACCGTTGCCCAGCGTAAACGTCGAGAGCGGCGGAAATGGCGGAAATGACGATTATCACAACGGCAATGCCAATGGACacggaaatggcaatggcaatggccacggcaacggcaacggtagcaatggcaatggcaatggaagtCGACGTAAAAATGGCGGAAAGGGACGCGGCAGTGTAGATTTCGATGATCCAGTAATTTTCGTTGACCCAAGGGAAACAACAGAGTTTGTGGGCATCAGCATCACAGAGCCGGtgaccacaaccacaacaatggcaaccacaacaacaacgcagccGCCAA GAAACTGCGTGGTTCAGCGTCCCTACCAGTCGGATCAGCTAATTcgagaaggcagcagcaagcgg ATCTACTCTTTGGATGATGCCGAGTGCAGCGAACTGTGCAGCTGCGGGGAGTCCCTCACTCTGACCTGCCACGCCCTCTGCGTGCCATTCGCACCCTGCCGCACCGCCCTGGCGTTCTACAGCCACGCCTCGCCCGCCTACCAAGCGTTCCGcggtcgctgcctctgctacTCGGGTCGCTTCATCTGCATGAAGCCGCCGCTCGGGGAGTACATCCTGCCAG GTGGcgtctttctgctgctgggctacAGTGCCGCAGATGAGGCACTGCTCCGGCCACACACCAATCTGGGGGTGCAGGATGCCGTGCGTGCCCTGCAGCAGTACGTAACTACATACATCGATAATCAG ACCCAGTGCACGCTGACACTCTTCAATATGACGGAGGAGAACATCATCAttgctgcccgcctgccccACGATGGCAAACTCAAAGATATTGAGCTGCTGCGGAAAGAGAAG GACGAGTGCACCGCGATTCTGAAGACCATCAGTCATCAAATCAATACCGAGCACAATGAGCTACAATCCCACCGACTGCTGAGCATTTTCAAAATGTCCGAAGTCGAGGTCATTTGGCCGGAGAGCACGAGTGCTGCCCAGAGTGGGCATGGGCAGGCGACTGGCTGCCACCGGCTGCTCCACCTGGCCCTGCTCTCGCTGGCCTATCTCTCCACGACCACGCTGCGTATGAGCGATGCGGGCAGACAGGGCCGCGTAGCGACATGA
- the LOC117897085 gene encoding endothelial differentiation-related factor 1-like, with product MSSIYLDYETGSQRHEKLPQDVCRLIMQGRQAKGLSQKDLASKICEKPQIIGDYEAGRGIPNNQVLAKIERVIGIKLRGKERGLPLQGKGQRKKD from the coding sequence ATGAGCTCGATTTATTTGGATTACGAGACTGGTTCTCAGCGTCACGAGAAACTGCCGCAAGACGTGTGCCGTCTGATCATGCAGGGACGCCAGGCTAAGGGACTCAGCCAGAAGGATCTGGCCAGCAAGATATGCGAGAAGCCGCAAATCATTGGCGACTACGAGGCCGGACGCGGCATACCCAACAATCAAGTTCTGGCCAAGATCGAGCGCGTCATCGGCATAAAGCTACGCGGCAAAGAGCGCGGTTTGCCACTTCAAGGCAAAGGACAACGTAAAAAAGactaa
- the LOC117896664 gene encoding metallothionein-3-like → MVCKGCGSNCKCTATKCGDNCACNHDCKCVCKSGPKEQCCTTKTK, encoded by the exons ATGGTTTGCAAGGGCTGTGGATCTA ACTGCAAGTGCACGGCGACCAAGTGCGGCGATAATTGCGCCTGCAATCACGACTGCAAGTGCGTCTGCAAGTCTGGCCCCAAGGAACAGTGCTGCACCACCAAGACCAAGTGA